Proteins encoded by one window of Kribbella italica:
- a CDS encoding HAD family hydrolase, with protein MSDDKVLRGLLVDWGGVLTSGLDVALGRWAELDNLDFDAYFTAVVEWLGADPVEAEVNPIHALERGQIAVPDFERKLAALLVTRDGQPLKAEGLIERMFAHFEHEPRMTALVRRAKGHGIKTALLSNSWGNTYPRDTWEGMFDDLVISGEVGLRKPEPEIFLLAAERVGLEPAECVFVDDLEANVEAARALGMTAIHHTAYDDTLRELEALFGVDLT; from the coding sequence ATGTCTGACGACAAGGTGTTGCGGGGGCTGCTGGTCGATTGGGGTGGCGTGCTGACCTCTGGGCTGGACGTTGCGCTCGGGCGGTGGGCCGAGTTGGACAACCTCGACTTCGACGCCTACTTCACGGCGGTCGTCGAGTGGCTGGGGGCCGATCCGGTCGAGGCCGAGGTCAACCCGATCCACGCGCTCGAGCGTGGGCAGATCGCCGTACCGGACTTCGAGCGGAAGCTCGCGGCGTTGCTGGTGACGCGGGACGGGCAGCCGTTGAAGGCCGAAGGGCTGATCGAGCGGATGTTCGCGCACTTCGAGCACGAGCCCCGGATGACCGCCCTGGTACGACGGGCGAAAGGCCACGGCATCAAGACCGCGCTGCTGTCCAACTCCTGGGGCAACACCTATCCAAGAGACACCTGGGAAGGCATGTTCGACGACCTGGTGATCTCCGGCGAGGTCGGGCTGCGCAAGCCGGAGCCCGAGATCTTCCTGCTGGCCGCGGAGCGGGTCGGCCTCGAGCCGGCCGAGTGCGTGTTCGTCGACGACCTCGAGGCCAACGTCGAGGCCGCCCGCGCGCTCGGCATGACCGCGATCCACCACACCGCGTACGACGACACCTTGCGCGAGCTGGAAGCGCTGTTCGGAGTCGACCTCACGTG